The following are encoded together in the Proteiniphilum saccharofermentans genome:
- the icd gene encoding NADP-dependent isocitrate dehydrogenase, with protein sequence MQYITRQNGQLIVPDHPVIPFIEGDGIGKEISLHVQRIVDNAVDKVFQGKRKIEWKEVLAGEKAFNKVGSWLPDETMDAFRSCLVGIKGPLTTPVGEGIRSLNVALRQELDLYVCLRPVRWFKGVSTPLLHPEKVHVTIFRENTEDIYAGIEWAAGTPELEKVLKFLQEEMGVGKIRFPETTSLGVKPVSVEGTERLVRAAIEYALKHRLPSVTLVHKGNIMKFTEGGFKKWGYALAEREFPDQTFTEHIFNKIKAEQGLEKAVEVYNHAIESGKVFIKDVIADAFLQNTLLKPEEYSVIATLNLNGDYISDQLAAMVGGIGIAPGANINYHTGHAIFEATHGTAPDIVGKDKANPCSMLLSAVMMLEYMGWQEAGDLITSALETLFENGYGTSDLARFMENGKPLSTSEFSRKVIENL encoded by the coding sequence ATGCAATATATAACGCGTCAAAACGGTCAACTTATCGTACCGGATCATCCGGTCATCCCCTTTATTGAAGGGGATGGGATAGGAAAAGAGATTTCACTCCATGTGCAGAGGATTGTTGACAATGCTGTCGACAAGGTATTCCAGGGAAAGCGAAAAATTGAATGGAAGGAAGTCCTGGCCGGCGAAAAAGCTTTCAATAAAGTGGGAAGCTGGCTGCCGGATGAAACCATGGATGCATTCCGTAGTTGCCTGGTAGGGATAAAGGGTCCGCTCACTACACCGGTAGGTGAGGGGATACGCTCCCTCAATGTGGCACTACGTCAGGAGTTGGATCTTTATGTATGCCTCCGGCCCGTGCGATGGTTTAAAGGGGTGTCCACACCGTTGTTGCATCCGGAGAAGGTACATGTTACTATTTTCCGTGAAAATACGGAAGATATTTATGCCGGGATCGAATGGGCTGCCGGTACACCGGAACTGGAAAAGGTATTGAAATTCCTGCAGGAAGAAATGGGAGTAGGAAAGATCCGTTTTCCTGAAACTACTTCGTTGGGAGTAAAACCGGTCTCTGTGGAGGGGACGGAACGGTTAGTGAGGGCTGCCATCGAGTATGCGCTGAAACACCGGTTACCTTCAGTGACCCTGGTGCACAAAGGGAATATCATGAAATTTACCGAAGGTGGCTTTAAGAAATGGGGTTATGCCCTTGCCGAACGTGAATTTCCCGATCAGACCTTTACAGAGCATATTTTCAATAAAATAAAAGCAGAACAGGGTTTGGAGAAGGCGGTGGAAGTTTATAATCATGCCATTGAATCCGGAAAGGTCTTTATCAAGGATGTAATAGCTGATGCTTTTTTACAGAATACCCTTCTCAAACCTGAAGAGTATTCGGTGATTGCGACGCTTAACCTGAACGGAGATTATATTTCCGATCAGTTGGCGGCCATGGTGGGTGGTATCGGCATTGCCCCGGGCGCCAATATCAACTACCATACAGGGCATGCTATTTTTGAGGCGACACATGGCACCGCACCTGATATTGTAGGGAAAGACAAGGCAAATCCCTGTTCCATGTTGTTGTCGGCAGTAATGATGCTGGAATATATGGGATGGCAGGAGGCGGGCGATCTGATTACTTCCGCTTTGGAGACTCTTTTTGAAAATGGTTACGGAACCTCTGACCTGGCGCGGTTTATGGAAAACGGAAAACCTTTGTCAACTTCTGAATTCTCCCGCAAAGTGATTGAAAATTTATAA
- a CDS encoding citrate synthase: MDNEQLRKTLSDSVAFTSNIDKDLFTKMGVKRGLRNEDHSGVLAGLTRVGDVVGYERQPDGTLSPVPGKLFYRGMDVEELVKGIQQENRLGFEETTFLLLSGRLPNSEELKAVEHLIARTMPLNHRATMNIMALKGGNIMNILARSVLELYTYDENPDDISPENLINQSINLIAKFPTIIAYAYQVLRHDQMGRSLHIRHPYEDRSVAENFLYMMKGRDSYTELDVKILDLALLLHAEHGGGNNSTFSVRVTSSTETDTYSAIAAGIGSLKGPLHGGANIKVQGMLEDMKQNVNDWTSQSQIDDYLTKILNKEAYDRTGLIYGIGHAVYTISDPRAILLKEMARDLAKEKGREEEFAFMELIEERAVEVFLGFKKSTAKARTCINVDFYSGFVYDALGLPPEVFTPLFAMARIVGWSAHRIEEMNFTSKRLIRPAYKNVRERQSFIPMNER; the protein is encoded by the coding sequence ATGGATAATGAACAATTGAGAAAAACATTGTCGGACTCCGTTGCCTTCACAAGCAATATCGACAAAGACCTTTTTACTAAGATGGGTGTGAAGCGCGGCCTTCGCAATGAAGATCACTCAGGAGTACTCGCCGGACTTACACGTGTAGGAGATGTAGTGGGTTATGAACGTCAGCCTGACGGCACCTTGAGCCCTGTTCCCGGTAAGCTTTTTTATCGGGGAATGGATGTGGAAGAGTTGGTGAAAGGGATACAACAGGAAAATCGTTTGGGATTTGAGGAAACCACTTTTTTGCTTCTTTCGGGTCGACTGCCCAACAGTGAAGAACTCAAAGCTGTAGAACACCTGATTGCCCGGACGATGCCATTGAATCACAGGGCGACGATGAATATTATGGCTTTGAAAGGTGGGAATATTATGAATATCCTGGCCAGGAGCGTGCTGGAACTTTATACCTATGATGAAAATCCGGATGATATCTCTCCTGAAAATCTTATCAACCAGTCAATTAACCTGATTGCCAAATTCCCTACCATTATCGCCTATGCATACCAGGTGCTTCGGCATGACCAAATGGGACGTTCCCTGCATATCCGTCATCCTTATGAAGACCGTTCGGTAGCTGAGAACTTCTTGTATATGATGAAGGGGCGTGACAGTTATACGGAACTTGATGTGAAAATTCTTGACCTGGCGCTGCTACTTCATGCGGAACATGGGGGAGGAAATAACTCCACTTTCTCGGTACGTGTCACCAGCTCGACCGAAACGGATACCTATTCTGCCATTGCCGCAGGGATTGGTTCATTGAAAGGGCCGCTCCATGGAGGAGCCAACATCAAGGTGCAGGGCATGCTGGAAGACATGAAGCAAAATGTAAATGACTGGACAAGCCAGTCACAGATAGACGACTATCTGACAAAAATATTGAATAAAGAGGCATACGACCGTACCGGTCTTATCTATGGTATCGGCCATGCCGTCTATACGATCAGTGACCCGCGTGCTATACTATTGAAAGAGATGGCGCGTGATCTGGCTAAGGAAAAAGGGCGTGAAGAGGAGTTCGCCTTTATGGAGTTGATAGAAGAACGTGCCGTAGAGGTATTTCTTGGCTTCAAGAAGAGTACGGCCAAGGCCCGGACATGTATCAACGTGGACTTCTATTCGGGATTTGTGTACGATGCTCTCGGATTACCCCCGGAGGTGTTTACGCCGCTTTTTGCCATGGCACGTATCGTGGGTTGGTCGGCTCACCGGATCGAGGAGATGAATTTCACCAGCAAACGCCTGATCCGTCCGGCATACAAAAACGTGCGTGAGAGACAATCCTTTATCCCGATGAATGAACGATAA
- a CDS encoding NADP-dependent isocitrate dehydrogenase, with the protein MQKIKVNNPIVELDGDEMTRIIWSFIKEQLILPYLDLEIKYFDLGIQHRDATDDQVTVEAAEAIKKYNVGIKCATITPDEARVKEFGLKQMWKSPNGTIRNIVGGTVFREPIICSNIPRYVQGWTEPIIIGRHAFGDQYRATDKVIRGKGTLRLTFTNEEGETQSWEVYDFKGDGVAMAMYNTDESIYGFARSSFQMALTKKYPLYMSTKNTILKAYDGRFKDIFQEVYENEFKAEFEKAGITYEHRLIDDMVAAAMKWSGGFVWACKNYDGDVQSDTVAQGFGSLGMMSSVLVTPDGKTVEAEAAHGTVTRHYRQHQQGKETSTNPIASIFAWTRGLAHRGRLDGNQPLIDFCEKLEQVCIETVEGGEMTKDLALLVYGNDASRDTYLTTQEFLQALKRNLEKKWEGEKVER; encoded by the coding sequence ATGCAAAAAATAAAAGTAAATAATCCAATTGTTGAGTTGGACGGCGATGAGATGACCCGTATCATCTGGTCATTTATCAAAGAACAACTGATCTTACCCTATCTCGATCTGGAGATTAAATATTTCGACCTCGGCATACAGCATCGCGATGCTACGGATGACCAGGTGACGGTAGAGGCTGCCGAGGCCATCAAAAAATACAATGTAGGCATCAAGTGCGCCACCATCACGCCCGACGAGGCGCGTGTGAAGGAATTCGGACTGAAGCAGATGTGGAAATCGCCCAACGGGACCATCCGTAATATTGTGGGAGGAACTGTATTCCGCGAGCCGATCATCTGTAGCAATATCCCCCGTTATGTACAGGGATGGACTGAGCCGATCATCATAGGCCGTCATGCCTTTGGTGACCAGTACCGTGCCACGGATAAGGTTATCAGGGGGAAAGGCACGCTCCGCCTTACGTTCACCAACGAAGAGGGTGAAACACAAAGCTGGGAAGTGTATGATTTCAAGGGTGACGGGGTAGCTATGGCGATGTACAATACCGACGAGTCTATCTACGGATTTGCCCGTTCGTCCTTCCAGATGGCGCTGACCAAAAAATATCCGCTCTACATGTCTACCAAGAATACTATCCTGAAAGCCTATGATGGTAGATTTAAGGATATTTTTCAGGAGGTGTATGAGAATGAATTCAAAGCCGAATTTGAGAAGGCCGGTATCACTTATGAACATCGGTTGATCGATGATATGGTGGCTGCGGCCATGAAGTGGAGCGGGGGATTTGTATGGGCATGTAAGAACTACGACGGAGATGTGCAATCCGATACGGTAGCGCAGGGTTTCGGTTCGCTGGGGATGATGTCCTCCGTATTGGTGACACCCGACGGTAAAACGGTGGAAGCCGAAGCGGCACATGGTACGGTGACGCGGCACTATCGCCAGCATCAGCAGGGTAAGGAGACCAGTACCAATCCTATTGCTTCTATTTTTGCCTGGACACGTGGATTAGCGCACCGGGGACGGCTCGACGGCAATCAACCGCTTATCGATTTCTGCGAAAAACTGGAACAGGTATGTATCGAGACTGTGGAAGGTGGGGAGATGACCAAAGACCTGGCACTCCTCGTCTACGGGAACGATGCATCACGTGATACATATCTCACTACGCAGGAGTTCCTGCAGGCGTTGAAGCGGAATCTGGAAAAGAAGTGGGAAGGTGAAAAGGTGGAAAGGTGA
- a CDS encoding alpha-L-arabinofuranosidase C-terminal domain-containing protein, whose protein sequence is MKKYFLIILLSCIYISSISAQQTYELVVNARKPGAEIQPTMYGLFFEDINFGADGGLYAELVKNRSFEFPQSLMGWNSFGKVEVRNDGAPFERNPHYVRLNNAGHGHKHTGLENEGFRGIGVKKDATYRFSVWARSGSAAGQKIRIELIDANNDPFERKELAIDSKEWKKYEIVLISPKEEPKASLRIFLTSEGPVDLEHISLFPTDTWKGRENGLRKDLVEALNELNPGLFRFPGGCIVEGTDLETRYDWKKSVGPVENRPLNENRWHYTFAHRLFPDYFQTYGMGFYELFLLSEDMGAEPLPVVNVGLSCQYQNEGEHCHVPVGELQDYIQDALDLIEFANGSTSTTWGKVRAEMGHPEPFNLKFIGIGNEQWGPEYPARLEKFIEAIRAQYPEIKIIGSSGPQAEGEDFDYLWPEMKRLKVDLVDEHYYRSPEWFLKQAARYDSYDRKGPKVFAGEYACHPQNRKNNFESALCESAFMTGLERNADIVHMATYAPLLAHVDAWQWRPDLIWFDNLRCVRTPNYYVQKLYAHHAGTNVLPLTWNKKALTGQDGLYASAVIDTNKKEIIVKLSNVSEENKEIRISLEGLSRKMKIQPEAQAILLKGEADKENTLDNPDAIVPVDSSVSVNGTVLQTTAEAGSFNVYRIAYTD, encoded by the coding sequence ATGAAGAAATATTTTTTAATCATTCTTTTATCGTGCATATACATTAGTAGTATATCCGCACAACAAACCTACGAATTGGTTGTCAATGCCAGGAAACCGGGAGCAGAAATACAGCCCACCATGTACGGGTTGTTCTTCGAGGATATCAATTTCGGAGCCGATGGTGGTTTGTACGCCGAGCTGGTCAAAAACCGCTCTTTCGAATTTCCACAATCGTTGATGGGTTGGAACAGTTTCGGCAAAGTGGAAGTACGCAACGACGGCGCTCCCTTTGAGCGCAATCCTCACTATGTACGCCTGAACAACGCAGGACACGGGCATAAGCATACCGGACTGGAAAACGAGGGTTTCCGTGGGATTGGTGTGAAGAAAGATGCCACATACCGTTTTTCGGTCTGGGCACGATCCGGTAGTGCTGCCGGACAAAAGATCAGGATCGAATTGATCGACGCCAATAACGATCCTTTTGAACGAAAAGAACTGGCAATCGATTCTAAGGAATGGAAGAAATACGAAATTGTTCTTATCTCTCCAAAAGAGGAGCCAAAAGCTTCACTGCGTATATTCCTTACATCGGAAGGGCCGGTGGATCTGGAACATATTTCCCTTTTTCCCACCGATACATGGAAAGGCAGGGAGAATGGTTTGCGCAAGGATCTGGTGGAAGCGCTCAATGAACTCAATCCCGGTTTGTTTCGTTTCCCTGGTGGATGTATTGTGGAGGGAACCGACCTGGAAACGCGCTACGACTGGAAAAAATCTGTCGGACCGGTGGAAAACCGTCCGTTGAACGAAAACCGCTGGCACTACACGTTTGCCCACCGGTTATTCCCGGATTATTTCCAGACCTACGGAATGGGATTTTATGAACTGTTCCTGCTTTCCGAAGATATGGGTGCTGAACCGCTGCCCGTAGTGAACGTGGGATTATCCTGCCAGTACCAGAACGAAGGGGAACATTGCCATGTACCGGTAGGAGAACTGCAGGATTATATCCAGGATGCGTTAGACCTTATTGAGTTTGCCAATGGTTCTACTTCGACTACCTGGGGTAAAGTCAGGGCGGAAATGGGACATCCCGAACCGTTTAACCTGAAGTTTATCGGTATCGGTAATGAACAATGGGGACCTGAATACCCTGCCCGACTGGAAAAATTTATCGAAGCTATCCGTGCACAATATCCCGAAATAAAGATCATCGGAAGCTCCGGGCCACAAGCCGAAGGTGAGGATTTCGATTATCTGTGGCCGGAGATGAAACGGTTGAAAGTAGACCTGGTGGATGAACATTATTACCGTTCGCCGGAATGGTTTCTGAAACAAGCCGCACGTTACGATTCCTATGACCGTAAAGGGCCAAAAGTATTCGCGGGTGAGTATGCCTGCCATCCTCAGAACAGAAAGAACAATTTTGAATCGGCATTGTGCGAATCTGCATTTATGACGGGACTGGAACGGAATGCCGACATTGTCCACATGGCGACTTATGCCCCTCTGCTGGCACATGTGGATGCATGGCAGTGGCGTCCCGACCTGATCTGGTTCGATAACCTGCGTTGTGTGCGTACGCCCAATTATTATGTACAGAAGCTATACGCACACCATGCGGGTACCAATGTATTACCGCTTACATGGAATAAGAAAGCCCTTACAGGACAAGACGGATTGTATGCCTCTGCCGTGATCGATACCAATAAGAAAGAAATCATCGTGAAGTTAAGCAACGTATCGGAAGAAAACAAAGAGATACGGATCAGCTTAGAGGGTTTAAGCCGGAAAATGAAGATACAACCGGAAGCACAGGCGATCCTGTTGAAGGGGGAAGCGGACAAAGAAAATACGCTGGACAATCCTGATGCCATTGTACCTGTCGACTCTTCCGTTTCTGTCAACGGAACGGTATTGCAAACGACAGCAGAAGCCGGTTCATTCAATGTGTATAGGATTGCCTATACAGACTAG